From one Triticum aestivum cultivar Chinese Spring chromosome 4B, IWGSC CS RefSeq v2.1, whole genome shotgun sequence genomic stretch:
- the LOC123093177 gene encoding uncharacterized protein isoform X1 has protein sequence MADSAALSSSLPRSLASRRPLSSPLRGGGRPRSPRRCRPGSRLRARARKGEPEDLYGPYPWEQPLDLTTGFDIEWVQEDKITLFTSDGLVQIGGNMVPRRVTASEKRQQKGKGKLRRFQESSYMDPNQSLCLGALFNIAATNGLDMGRRLCIFGFCRSIEMLSDVVEDTVLEHGGEIVTAEKASSDGLQEKLTMSVAVPLLWGVPPASETLHVAVRSGGGIVDKIYWQWDLF, from the exons ATGGCCGActccgccgccctctcctcctccctcccgcGCTCGCTGGCGTCCAGGAGGCCCCTCTCCTCCCCTCTCCGCGGCGGCGGGAGGCCCCGGtccccgcgccgctgccgccccggCTCGCGGCTGCGCGCCCGGGCCAGGAAGGGCGAGCCCGAGGACCTCTACGGGCCGTACCCGTGGGAGCAGCCCCTGGATCTCACCACTGGGTTCG ATATCGAGTGGGTGCAAGAGGATAAAATCACGCTCTTCACTTCCGATGGGCTTGTTCAGATAGGCGGTAACATGGTGCCTCGCCGAGTCACCGCTTCCGAG AAGAGGCAACAAAAAGGAAAAGGCAAACTCCGCCGGTTTCAGGAGAGCTCTTACATGGATCCAAATCAAAGTCTTTGCCTTGGAGCACTATTTAACATTGCAGCTACAAAT GGCCTAGACATGGGTAGAAGATTATGCATCTTTGGCTTCTGTCGGTCTATTGAAATGCTGAGCGATGTGGTAGAAGATACCGTCTTGGAGCATGGTGGCGAG ATTGTGACTGCAGAGAAGGCGAGTAGTGACGGCCTTCAGGAGAAGCTGACCATGTCGGTGGCGGTTCCGTTGCTGTGGGGCGTCCCTCCGGCATCGGAGACCCTCCATGTCGCTGTGCGAAGCGGTGGAGGCATCGTGGACAAGATCTACTGGCAGTGGGACCTGTTCTAA
- the LOC123093177 gene encoding uncharacterized protein isoform X2, producing the protein MADSAALSSSLPRSLASRRPLSSPLRGGGRPRSPRRCRPGSRLRARARKGEPEDLYGPYPWEQPLDLTTGFDIEWVQEDKITLFTSDGLVQIGGNMVPRRVTASERQQKGKGKLRRFQESSYMDPNQSLCLGALFNIAATNGLDMGRRLCIFGFCRSIEMLSDVVEDTVLEHGGEIVTAEKASSDGLQEKLTMSVAVPLLWGVPPASETLHVAVRSGGGIVDKIYWQWDLF; encoded by the exons ATGGCCGActccgccgccctctcctcctccctcccgcGCTCGCTGGCGTCCAGGAGGCCCCTCTCCTCCCCTCTCCGCGGCGGCGGGAGGCCCCGGtccccgcgccgctgccgccccggCTCGCGGCTGCGCGCCCGGGCCAGGAAGGGCGAGCCCGAGGACCTCTACGGGCCGTACCCGTGGGAGCAGCCCCTGGATCTCACCACTGGGTTCG ATATCGAGTGGGTGCAAGAGGATAAAATCACGCTCTTCACTTCCGATGGGCTTGTTCAGATAGGCGGTAACATGGTGCCTCGCCGAGTCACCGCTTCCGAG AGGCAACAAAAAGGAAAAGGCAAACTCCGCCGGTTTCAGGAGAGCTCTTACATGGATCCAAATCAAAGTCTTTGCCTTGGAGCACTATTTAACATTGCAGCTACAAAT GGCCTAGACATGGGTAGAAGATTATGCATCTTTGGCTTCTGTCGGTCTATTGAAATGCTGAGCGATGTGGTAGAAGATACCGTCTTGGAGCATGGTGGCGAG ATTGTGACTGCAGAGAAGGCGAGTAGTGACGGCCTTCAGGAGAAGCTGACCATGTCGGTGGCGGTTCCGTTGCTGTGGGGCGTCCCTCCGGCATCGGAGACCCTCCATGTCGCTGTGCGAAGCGGTGGAGGCATCGTGGACAAGATCTACTGGCAGTGGGACCTGTTCTAA